A window from Leifsonia shinshuensis encodes these proteins:
- the panD gene encoding aspartate 1-decarboxylase: MLRTMFASKIHRATVTHADLHYVGSITIDLDLMEAADLLPGEQVAVVDVTNGARLETYVIAGERGSGVIGINGAAAHLVHVGDTVIVISYVQLEDAEARTFAPRIVHVDGGNRIVAVGNDPAEALGGDALTPPHAL, translated from the coding sequence GTGCTCCGCACCATGTTCGCATCCAAGATCCACCGGGCCACGGTCACCCACGCCGACCTGCACTACGTCGGCTCGATCACGATCGACCTCGACCTCATGGAGGCCGCCGATCTGCTGCCCGGCGAGCAGGTCGCCGTCGTGGACGTGACCAACGGCGCGCGCCTGGAGACCTACGTGATCGCCGGAGAGCGCGGCAGCGGGGTCATCGGGATCAACGGCGCCGCGGCGCACCTCGTGCACGTGGGAGACACGGTCATCGTCATCTCGTACGTGCAGCTCGAGGATGCGGAGGCGCGCACGTTCGCGCCCCGGATCGTCCACGTCGACGGCGGCAACCGGATCGTGGCCGTCGGGAACGACCCGGCCGAAGCGCTGGGCGGCGACGCGCTGACTCCCCCGCACGCCCTCTGA
- a CDS encoding isochorismatase family cysteine hydrolase: MTTALLLMDFQNGIAGRPGFEGTVDTAAEALAAAREHGILPIFVRVAFRPGYPEVAASNLAFSRTAGAGDAMHLDSPATQITDRLAPRDGEPVVVKKRVSAFAGSDLAVLLRGLGADELVLTGIATSGVVLSTVRQAADLDYRITVLADACGDADSEVHRVLTEKVFPRQASVTTVADWAASL; encoded by the coding sequence ATGACCACCGCACTGCTGCTGATGGACTTCCAGAACGGCATCGCCGGCCGGCCCGGCTTCGAAGGCACCGTCGACACGGCGGCCGAGGCGCTCGCCGCCGCGCGTGAGCACGGCATCCTGCCGATCTTCGTCCGGGTCGCCTTCCGCCCCGGCTACCCGGAGGTCGCCGCCTCCAACCTCGCCTTCAGCCGGACAGCGGGCGCCGGGGACGCGATGCACCTCGACAGCCCGGCGACGCAGATCACGGACCGTCTCGCGCCACGAGACGGCGAGCCGGTCGTGGTGAAGAAGCGCGTCTCGGCCTTCGCGGGCAGCGACCTCGCGGTGCTGCTGCGCGGCCTCGGCGCGGACGAGCTGGTCCTCACCGGCATCGCGACCAGCGGCGTCGTTCTGTCGACCGTGCGCCAGGCGGCCGACCTCGACTACCGGATCACGGTGCTGGCCGACGCCTGCGGCGACGCCGACTCCGAGGTGCATCGAGTGCTGACGGAGAAGGTCTTCCCGCGCCAGGCGTCCGTCACGACGGTCGCCGACTGGGCCGCGTCGCTTTGA
- a CDS encoding DUF2277 domain-containing protein yields MCRNIRCLHNFEPPTTDDEVREAALQFVRKVSGSTRPSRANAAAFEQAIDEIAEATRRMLDQLVTNAPPKSRELEAAKGRQRHEKRMEREVRIRTASA; encoded by the coding sequence ATGTGCCGGAACATCCGTTGCCTTCACAACTTCGAGCCCCCGACGACCGACGACGAGGTGCGGGAGGCCGCCCTCCAGTTCGTGCGGAAAGTGAGCGGCTCCACGCGTCCATCGCGGGCGAACGCCGCGGCGTTCGAGCAGGCCATCGACGAGATCGCCGAGGCGACGCGGCGGATGCTGGACCAGCTCGTCACCAACGCGCCGCCGAAGAGCCGCGAGCTGGAGGCCGCCAAGGGTCGGCAGCGCCACGAGAAGCGCATGGAGCGCGAGGTGAGGATCCGGACGGCCTCCGCATGA
- a CDS encoding SDR family oxidoreductase: MNELTGKTALVTGGTSGIGLAVARRFAAEGAHVIVTGRAQDKLDAVKAELGESVTTVAADVSSLDALDALFAVVAERGEGLDVVFANAGGGEFAALEEVSWKHFADTFEANVGGTVFTVQKALPFLSAGSSVILTSSNIDVKGSPSFSVYAASKAAIRSFTRSWAAELVDRGIRVNAIAPGPIATPGLSGLAGAPEQEQALLDGLAAGVPMKRLGSPDEIAEAVLYLASSRSSYVTGSELYVDGGASQV; the protein is encoded by the coding sequence ATGAACGAGCTCACAGGCAAGACGGCATTGGTCACGGGCGGGACCTCGGGTATCGGGCTGGCGGTCGCACGCCGGTTCGCCGCGGAGGGCGCGCACGTGATCGTGACCGGCCGCGCGCAGGACAAGCTGGACGCCGTGAAGGCGGAACTCGGCGAGTCCGTGACGACGGTGGCAGCGGACGTCTCATCCCTCGACGCCCTCGACGCGCTCTTCGCGGTCGTCGCGGAGCGCGGAGAGGGTCTGGATGTCGTGTTCGCGAACGCCGGCGGCGGCGAGTTCGCCGCGCTGGAGGAGGTCAGCTGGAAGCACTTCGCCGACACCTTCGAGGCGAACGTCGGCGGCACGGTGTTCACCGTGCAGAAGGCGCTGCCGTTCCTGTCGGCGGGGTCGTCCGTGATCCTCACCAGCTCGAACATCGACGTGAAGGGGAGCCCGTCGTTCAGCGTGTACGCGGCCTCCAAGGCGGCGATCCGCAGCTTCACCCGGAGCTGGGCGGCCGAGCTGGTGGACCGCGGGATCCGCGTCAACGCGATCGCACCGGGACCCATCGCGACGCCCGGGCTGAGCGGCCTGGCGGGCGCGCCGGAGCAGGAGCAGGCGCTGCTGGACGGGCTCGCGGCCGGCGTGCCGATGAAGCGCCTGGGATCGCCCGACGAGATCGCCGAGGCGGTGCTGTACCTGGCATCGTCCCGGAGCTCCTACGTGACCGGTTCCGAGCTGTACGTGGACGGCGGCGCCAGCCAGGTCTGA
- a CDS encoding epoxide hydrolase, which produces MKRYSFDRVPDEAIADLHARIDRFRSVPLPRRDGLGGVDPGLVAEVMRHWREDYDWRLHEDRIASWPWWETEHTAVPVRAMIAAADRDDAPVVLLLHGWPDSVLRFERILPLLGDVTLVVPALPGFPFAAPVENGGMSSVEMADAVADAMAEFGFDRYVISAGDVGCDVGEAIAARHGRHVGALHLTDLSQYHFLVGLPDDLTAEETAYVRRGHDWQRREGGYMHEQSTRPLTLAAGLGDSPAGLAAWILEKLVDWTDSGGDLSAAFTLDEALTWISAYWFTGTIATSFTPYAAAAAKDWPRIEIPTVITVFPKDLVNAPRHFVERFFEVVDWFEFPRGGHFAAWEAPESYVQGVGRALEVRRSAG; this is translated from the coding sequence ATGAAGCGGTACTCGTTCGATCGAGTTCCGGACGAGGCCATCGCGGATCTTCACGCCCGGATCGACCGCTTCCGGTCGGTCCCCCTGCCCCGGCGGGACGGCCTGGGCGGTGTCGACCCGGGTCTGGTCGCCGAGGTGATGCGTCACTGGCGTGAGGACTACGACTGGCGCCTCCACGAGGACCGGATCGCGTCGTGGCCCTGGTGGGAGACGGAGCATACGGCGGTGCCCGTCCGCGCGATGATCGCGGCCGCCGACCGCGACGATGCGCCGGTGGTGCTGCTCCTGCACGGCTGGCCGGACTCCGTCCTCCGCTTCGAGCGCATCCTCCCGCTGCTCGGGGATGTCACCCTCGTCGTCCCCGCCCTGCCGGGGTTCCCCTTCGCCGCGCCCGTCGAGAACGGGGGCATGTCGTCGGTCGAGATGGCGGACGCGGTCGCGGACGCCATGGCCGAGTTCGGCTTCGACCGCTACGTGATCTCGGCCGGCGATGTCGGCTGCGACGTGGGCGAGGCCATCGCCGCCCGCCACGGTCGGCACGTCGGTGCCCTGCATCTGACGGACCTGTCGCAGTACCACTTCCTCGTCGGCCTGCCCGACGACCTCACCGCGGAGGAGACCGCGTACGTGAGGCGGGGGCACGACTGGCAGCGTCGCGAGGGCGGTTACATGCACGAGCAGTCCACCCGGCCGCTCACCCTCGCGGCCGGCCTCGGCGACTCCCCGGCAGGGCTGGCTGCGTGGATCCTGGAGAAGCTGGTCGACTGGACGGACTCCGGAGGCGACCTGTCGGCGGCGTTCACGCTCGACGAGGCGCTGACCTGGATCTCGGCCTACTGGTTCACCGGGACGATCGCCACATCCTTCACCCCGTACGCCGCCGCTGCCGCGAAGGACTGGCCGAGGATCGAGATCCCGACGGTCATCACCGTGTTCCCGAAGGACCTCGTCAACGCACCCCGGCATTTCGTGGAGCGGTTCTTCGAGGTGGTCGACTGGTTCGAGTTCCCGCGCGGCGGCCACTTCGCCGCCTGGGAGGCGCCGGAGAGCTACGTCCAGGGAGTCGGGCGCGCCCTGGAGGTGCGGCGGAGCGCGGGCTGA
- a CDS encoding DUF4913 domain-containing protein — MRSRASRIRIAYDPEIAELVDDAHQSGEPFELRWSDVGPSGAQANWDSYRHDSALSVTWQMTEAPRGIVQANILTRFLAPHRDIARKRVTWLYRPIDVARAAAIVQADLRAANFNMTSSERPTARDVVGTRAAMATAEEEANGAGLVNFGMVVTATVTDPSRVADAKAAIENLSSTARLRLRWSTGPARRGRVPTGPAVSYEDDMRDDEFDEQGTALDSTGETPEPDLFYGSVDEFVREYLIKVYRRPVGAQGGMKWAARWWEYPEALSRLDALWRAWEHLRLDPATGMSLWWRDHADHHMPVLLSPSGPFAASNDQNKRGEPLPYEAPVDGLFPDLRRKNR, encoded by the coding sequence GTGAGAAGCCGTGCTTCTCGAATCCGGATCGCGTACGACCCGGAGATTGCGGAGCTGGTCGACGACGCCCACCAGTCGGGGGAGCCGTTCGAGCTGCGCTGGTCGGACGTGGGCCCATCCGGCGCTCAGGCGAACTGGGACAGCTACCGGCACGATTCAGCGCTCTCGGTCACCTGGCAGATGACCGAGGCCCCGCGCGGCATCGTGCAGGCAAACATCCTTACCCGGTTCCTGGCCCCGCACCGGGATATTGCGCGCAAGCGCGTGACCTGGCTGTACCGGCCGATCGACGTCGCCCGTGCGGCGGCGATCGTGCAAGCCGATCTGCGCGCTGCGAACTTCAACATGACCTCGAGCGAGCGTCCCACCGCACGAGATGTGGTGGGAACGCGGGCCGCGATGGCGACCGCGGAAGAGGAGGCCAACGGTGCAGGCCTGGTGAACTTCGGCATGGTGGTCACCGCCACGGTGACCGACCCTTCTCGCGTCGCTGACGCGAAAGCGGCGATCGAGAACCTCTCCTCCACGGCGCGGCTTCGGCTCCGCTGGAGCACAGGCCCGGCTCGACGCGGCCGGGTCCCGACAGGACCGGCCGTGAGCTACGAGGACGACATGCGCGACGACGAGTTCGACGAACAAGGAACCGCGCTCGACAGCACCGGCGAGACACCCGAGCCAGATCTCTTCTACGGGTCAGTCGACGAGTTCGTGCGCGAATACCTGATCAAGGTCTACCGGCGCCCCGTGGGCGCTCAGGGCGGAATGAAATGGGCCGCTCGCTGGTGGGAGTACCCCGAAGCGCTCAGCCGCCTTGACGCGCTCTGGCGCGCGTGGGAACATCTACGCCTTGACCCCGCGACCGGGATGAGCCTCTGGTGGCGCGACCACGCGGACCACCACATGCCTGTGTTGCTCAGCCCCAGCGGACCGTTCGCGGCCTCCAACGATCAGAACAAGCGCGGCGAGCCGTTGCCCTATGAAGCTCCCGTCGACGGCTTGTTCCCCGACCTGCGTCGGAAGAACCGGTAA
- a CDS encoding aldo/keto reductase — protein sequence MQYRTLGRTGIKVTPYALGAMMLGSLGNPDRAEGIRIIHRALDGGINFIDTADRYGDSEEVVGEAIAGRRDEVVLATKFWGPVDDDINHRGASRRWIMQAVERSLRRLRTDHIDLYQLHRPDPETDIDETLSALSDLVRQGKVRAIGSSSMRGSEIVEAQWMSERRGHERFRTEQPNYSILDREIEREILPVAQRYGMGTLVYSPLAGGTLTGRYRAGQENDNFRSTRTGMRHFRDERRLAAVEELIALADETGVRLTHLAMAFVIAHPGVTSAIAGPRTMEQLEDTLAGADVSLSDEVLDRIDAIVPPGESIGAMDMVYRGPEVGDASLRRRAAADRSAA from the coding sequence ATGCAGTATCGAACGCTCGGCCGCACCGGCATCAAAGTCACCCCCTACGCGCTGGGCGCCATGATGCTCGGATCGCTCGGCAACCCCGACCGTGCCGAGGGCATCCGCATCATCCACCGCGCCCTCGACGGCGGAATCAACTTCATCGACACCGCCGACCGCTACGGCGACTCCGAAGAGGTGGTGGGGGAGGCGATCGCAGGGCGTCGGGACGAGGTCGTCCTCGCCACCAAGTTCTGGGGCCCCGTCGACGACGACATCAACCACCGCGGGGCATCGCGGCGGTGGATCATGCAGGCCGTCGAGCGGTCCCTCCGCCGCCTGCGGACGGATCACATCGACCTGTACCAGCTGCACCGGCCCGATCCCGAGACGGACATCGACGAGACGCTCTCGGCGCTCAGCGACCTGGTCCGCCAGGGCAAGGTCCGCGCGATCGGCTCGTCGTCCATGCGCGGGTCCGAGATCGTCGAGGCCCAGTGGATGTCGGAGCGCCGCGGTCACGAGCGGTTCCGCACCGAGCAGCCCAACTACTCCATTCTGGACCGGGAGATCGAGCGCGAGATCCTCCCGGTCGCGCAGCGGTACGGCATGGGGACGCTGGTCTACAGCCCGCTCGCCGGCGGCACGCTCACCGGCCGCTACCGCGCCGGCCAGGAGAACGACAACTTCCGCTCCACCCGGACGGGGATGCGCCACTTCCGCGACGAGCGGCGCCTCGCCGCCGTGGAGGAGCTGATCGCGCTCGCCGATGAGACGGGCGTCCGTCTGACCCACCTGGCGATGGCCTTCGTCATCGCGCATCCCGGAGTCACCTCGGCCATCGCCGGTCCTCGCACCATGGAGCAGCTGGAGGACACCCTCGCCGGGGCCGACGTCTCGTTGTCCGACGAGGTGCTCGACCGGATCGACGCGATCGTGCCGCCCGGCGAGAGCATCGGCGCGATGGACATGGTCTACCGCGGGCCCGAGGTCGGCGACGCGTCCCTCCGTCGGCGGGCGGCCGCCGACCGTTCGGCGGCCTGA
- a CDS encoding TetR/AcrR family transcriptional regulator translates to MAATRGRPREFDVDAALDRAIEVFWRQGYEGTSLSDLTEAMGINRPSLYNAFGNKEETFKRAVDRYAVVDMAYVDAALAAPTAYEVAERYLKDNVAAVTTPGRPPGCLSIQGGLAGSPEDDRVIRFLAERRQAGEARFAERFARAVADGDLPASEDPADLAKYLSTVSAGLAVQAAAGATRAQLMGVVTRALRSFPR, encoded by the coding sequence ATGGCAGCGACGAGGGGCAGACCCCGCGAGTTCGACGTGGACGCTGCCCTCGACCGGGCGATCGAGGTGTTCTGGCGCCAGGGTTACGAGGGCACCAGCCTCAGCGACCTGACCGAGGCCATGGGCATCAACCGTCCGAGCCTCTACAACGCCTTCGGCAACAAGGAGGAGACCTTCAAGCGGGCGGTGGACCGGTACGCCGTGGTCGACATGGCGTACGTGGATGCGGCGCTGGCCGCTCCCACGGCCTACGAGGTCGCCGAGCGGTACCTGAAGGACAACGTGGCGGCCGTCACCACCCCGGGACGGCCGCCCGGCTGCCTGTCCATCCAGGGCGGGCTCGCGGGTTCGCCCGAGGACGACCGCGTCATCCGCTTCCTGGCGGAGCGGCGGCAGGCGGGCGAGGCGCGGTTCGCCGAGCGCTTCGCCCGCGCCGTCGCCGACGGCGACCTCCCGGCGTCGGAGGACCCGGCCGACCTTGCGAAGTACCTCAGCACGGTGTCGGCCGGTCTCGCGGTGCAGGCGGCCGCGGGCGCGACCCGCGCTCAGCTCATGGGCGTGGTCACGCGGGCGCTCCGGAGCTTCCCGCGCTGA
- a CDS encoding acyl-CoA desaturase: MSEVSTGRPQPAHAGNEYTALAAIIRESGLLRRRYGYYWTKLILVPLLTGVAVLAFVLIGDTWWQLFTAVGFAFLFTQIAFLGHDAAHRQIFRSGRWNDWTSLVVGDLFVGMSYGWWQHKHTRHHANPNQEGVDPDIELPVIAFTPRQAQDRPAALRWLIGHQGWFFFPVLLLEGLSLHASSVRRVLAREPVARRPVEIAFLTVRIVGYLTLVLLVLSPGIAAVFLAVQLGLFGFYMGMSFAPNHKGMPLVPHGMKLDFLRRQVLMSRNIRGSRTLDFLMGGLNYQIEHHLFPSMPRPHLRRAAPTIRAFCAEHEVTYTETGLLQSYAIVTRHINRVGLGDKDPFSCPLLELRQTPASGVQLPPHQPAHPAS; the protein is encoded by the coding sequence ATGTCCGAGGTCTCCACCGGCCGGCCGCAGCCGGCCCACGCCGGCAACGAGTACACGGCGCTGGCCGCGATCATCCGTGAGTCCGGGCTGCTCCGCCGCCGCTACGGCTACTACTGGACCAAGCTCATCCTCGTGCCGCTGCTGACCGGTGTGGCGGTGCTCGCGTTCGTGCTGATCGGGGACACCTGGTGGCAGCTGTTCACCGCCGTCGGCTTCGCGTTCCTGTTCACGCAGATCGCCTTCCTGGGGCACGACGCGGCGCACCGGCAAATCTTCCGCTCCGGACGCTGGAACGATTGGACCAGCCTGGTCGTCGGCGACCTGTTCGTCGGGATGAGCTACGGCTGGTGGCAGCACAAGCACACGCGGCACCACGCGAACCCGAACCAGGAGGGCGTCGATCCCGACATCGAGCTGCCGGTGATCGCCTTCACCCCGCGGCAGGCCCAGGACCGCCCCGCGGCGCTGCGCTGGTTGATCGGGCACCAGGGATGGTTCTTCTTCCCCGTCCTGCTGCTGGAGGGGCTGTCGCTGCACGCCTCGAGCGTGCGCCGGGTGCTCGCCCGCGAACCGGTCGCCCGCCGGCCGGTCGAGATCGCCTTCCTGACCGTGCGCATCGTCGGGTACCTGACCCTCGTGCTGCTGGTGCTCTCGCCGGGGATCGCGGCGGTCTTCCTCGCCGTGCAGCTCGGCCTGTTCGGCTTCTACATGGGGATGTCGTTCGCCCCCAACCACAAGGGGATGCCGCTGGTGCCGCACGGCATGAAGCTCGACTTCCTGCGCAGGCAGGTGCTGATGAGCCGCAACATCCGGGGGAGCAGGACGCTCGACTTCCTGATGGGCGGCCTGAACTACCAGATCGAGCACCACCTGTTCCCGTCGATGCCGCGCCCGCACCTGCGTCGAGCGGCCCCCACGATCCGCGCGTTCTGCGCGGAGCACGAGGTCACGTACACCGAGACCGGGCTGCTGCAGTCGTACGCGATCGTCACGCGCCACATCAACCGGGTGGGGCTGGGGGACAAGGACCCGTTCAGCTGCCCGCTGCTCGAGCTGCGGCAGACGCCGGCGTCAGGCGTCCAGCTCCCGCCTCATCAGCCAGCGCACCCGGCCTCCTGA
- a CDS encoding MFS transporter, which yields MPQKPPPVGRFDRRLLAPMMLGAVLNPINTAIIAVALAPIGIALGAPASETVWLVSALYLATAIGQPLVGRLVDIYGVKRLFLAGGALVAVAGAIGLVIPVTHDSIWWLVVARVVLGLGTCAGYPAAMHLIRAEGRRTGVASPAVILTVLSVTTQTVAVIGPTLGGLLIGAWGWRATFAVNLPLGVASVILGWILLPRTTGLEPPRDERPRIDGLGILFFAVAMLALLIFLQNISVATLWMLAVALLAGAALVWWELRVDAPFIDLRVLGGNGPLLLTYTRSLLTATISYLFVYGFTQWLEEGRALNPTAAGLVLLPVFAAGIGVALAFGRRPEVLWKLLIGSIAQLAAGVLVLFMGGATPIWFLVVTMLVLGIPQGLNNLAIQNTLYHQAQPERIASSAGLLRTFFYLGAIVASVVYGNVYGAHATTGGLHVLGWVVIGISVVFLLITVFDRSLRAIGRSGPDRPDAAAGASAAEPAARASKA from the coding sequence ATGCCGCAGAAGCCGCCGCCTGTCGGCCGGTTCGACCGGCGCCTGCTCGCGCCGATGATGCTCGGCGCGGTGCTCAATCCGATCAACACCGCGATCATCGCGGTCGCCCTCGCACCGATCGGCATCGCGCTCGGCGCCCCGGCCTCCGAGACGGTGTGGCTGGTGTCCGCGCTGTATCTCGCCACGGCGATCGGCCAGCCGCTGGTCGGCCGGCTGGTCGACATCTACGGCGTCAAGCGGCTCTTCCTCGCCGGTGGCGCGCTGGTCGCCGTCGCTGGCGCGATCGGCCTCGTCATCCCCGTGACCCACGACAGCATCTGGTGGCTCGTCGTCGCGCGCGTGGTGCTCGGCCTCGGCACGTGCGCGGGCTACCCGGCCGCGATGCACCTGATCCGTGCCGAAGGGCGCCGCACGGGCGTCGCGTCGCCCGCTGTCATCCTCACGGTCCTCTCGGTGACCACGCAGACGGTCGCGGTGATCGGCCCGACGCTGGGCGGCCTCCTCATCGGCGCGTGGGGATGGCGTGCCACCTTCGCGGTCAACCTCCCGTTGGGTGTCGCCAGCGTCATCCTCGGCTGGATCCTGCTCCCGCGGACGACGGGACTCGAGCCGCCGCGCGACGAGCGTCCGCGGATCGACGGGCTCGGCATCCTCTTCTTCGCTGTCGCGATGCTCGCGCTGCTGATCTTCCTGCAGAACATCTCGGTGGCGACCCTGTGGATGCTCGCCGTGGCTCTGCTCGCGGGCGCCGCGCTGGTCTGGTGGGAGCTGCGGGTCGATGCGCCCTTCATCGACCTGCGCGTGCTCGGCGGCAACGGCCCACTGCTGCTGACCTACACGCGTTCGCTGCTGACGGCGACGATCTCGTACCTGTTCGTGTACGGCTTCACCCAGTGGCTCGAGGAGGGACGCGCGCTGAACCCGACCGCGGCCGGTCTCGTGCTGCTGCCGGTCTTCGCCGCCGGGATCGGGGTCGCGCTCGCCTTCGGCCGTCGCCCGGAGGTGCTGTGGAAGCTGCTGATCGGCTCCATCGCCCAGCTGGCCGCCGGGGTGCTCGTCCTCTTCATGGGCGGCGCGACGCCCATCTGGTTCCTGGTGGTCACGATGCTGGTGCTCGGCATCCCGCAGGGGCTGAACAACCTCGCGATCCAGAACACCCTGTACCACCAGGCGCAGCCGGAGCGGATCGCCTCCTCCGCCGGCCTGCTGCGGACGTTCTTCTACCTGGGCGCGATCGTCGCATCCGTCGTCTACGGCAACGTCTACGGCGCGCACGCGACGACGGGCGGCCTCCACGTGCTCGGCTGGGTGGTGATCGGCATCTCGGTCGTGTTCCTGCTGATCACGGTGTTCGACCGCAGCCTGCGTGCCATCGGCCGGTCCGGGCCCGACCGGCCGGATGCGGCTGCGGGCGCGTCGGCTGCCGAGCCCGCGGCGAGGGCGTCGAAGGCCTGA
- a CDS encoding TetR/AcrR family transcriptional regulator, with protein MPARTGTMASAATDGDTGAARRPQRADARQNVTALIDAAKTVFAADGVDAPVRSIADRAGVGVGTLYRHFPQRSDLISAVFRSEIDACVDAAPALEAAYPPGEALDLWIMRYTQFVATKRGLAAALHSGDPAYEPLADYFSTHLAPTLERLLAAARAAGDIQQDVDATELLGAVANLSHGGGPGGAVTPRTDRMVRILLAGLRAG; from the coding sequence ATGCCCGCACGCACCGGCACGATGGCGAGCGCTGCGACAGACGGCGACACCGGAGCGGCACGCCGCCCGCAGCGCGCGGACGCCCGGCAGAACGTCACCGCGCTGATCGACGCGGCGAAGACGGTGTTCGCCGCGGACGGCGTCGACGCCCCCGTGCGGAGCATCGCCGACCGGGCCGGCGTGGGCGTGGGGACGCTGTACCGTCACTTCCCGCAGCGGTCCGACCTGATCTCGGCCGTCTTCCGCTCCGAGATCGACGCCTGCGTCGACGCGGCGCCCGCCCTCGAGGCCGCCTACCCTCCCGGCGAGGCCCTCGACCTCTGGATCATGCGCTACACGCAGTTCGTGGCGACGAAGCGCGGACTGGCGGCCGCCCTCCACTCGGGTGATCCCGCCTACGAACCGCTCGCCGACTACTTCTCGACGCACCTCGCTCCCACCCTCGAGCGCCTGCTGGCCGCCGCGAGGGCCGCGGGCGACATCCAGCAGGACGTGGATGCGACGGAGCTCCTCGGCGCCGTGGCGAACCTCAGCCACGGCGGCGGACCGGGCGGCGCGGTGACGCCGCGGACCGACCGGATGGTGCGCATCCTGCTGGCGGGTCTTCGGGCCGGATAG
- a CDS encoding diacylglycerol kinase family protein, giving the protein MTTDAGSASVVRRAAVVVNPSKVQVAALRSAVAAAEATAGWAPSGWFETSPTDDGRSAVLAALASHSALIVVAGGDGTLRTAAESLAGTGIPIGLVPSGTGNLFARELGLPLNLRAAVDLAFAGSDRMVDLATAVLERPDGEREEHAFLVMAGIGLDAEMAAKTNQQLKARIGWLAYSDPIARSILGNKQFDLTYALDDGPEVETRAHTVIVGNSGSLTAGMLLLPNAVVDDGMLDAVIMRPGRGAGWTDIGYRLAFNRVLHRTGFGRFVGRFSRETRAIRYAQARTMKVRFAEPQGIQLDGDPHGDVIAATLTVRHHALAVRVRH; this is encoded by the coding sequence GTGACGACTGATGCCGGCTCCGCCTCGGTGGTGCGACGTGCGGCGGTCGTCGTCAACCCGAGCAAGGTCCAGGTCGCAGCGCTGCGCTCGGCGGTCGCGGCGGCGGAGGCGACGGCCGGCTGGGCGCCGTCCGGGTGGTTCGAGACCAGCCCGACGGACGACGGACGCAGCGCGGTGCTTGCCGCCCTCGCCTCCCATTCGGCACTGATCGTCGTGGCGGGCGGCGACGGCACGCTCCGGACGGCGGCGGAGTCGCTGGCCGGGACGGGCATCCCGATCGGCCTCGTCCCGTCCGGGACCGGCAACCTGTTCGCCCGGGAGCTCGGCTTGCCGCTCAACCTCCGTGCGGCGGTCGACCTCGCCTTCGCCGGCAGCGACCGCATGGTCGATCTGGCGACCGCGGTGCTGGAGAGACCCGACGGCGAGCGCGAGGAGCACGCGTTCCTCGTCATGGCCGGAATCGGCCTCGACGCCGAGATGGCCGCCAAGACGAATCAGCAGTTGAAGGCGCGCATCGGCTGGCTGGCCTACTCCGACCCGATCGCCCGCAGCATCCTGGGCAACAAGCAGTTCGACCTCACGTACGCGCTCGACGACGGCCCGGAGGTGGAGACGCGGGCGCACACGGTCATCGTCGGCAACTCGGGCAGCCTGACGGCCGGGATGCTGTTGCTGCCGAACGCCGTCGTGGACGACGGGATGCTGGACGCCGTGATCATGCGGCCGGGTCGCGGCGCGGGATGGACGGACATCGGCTACCGGTTGGCCTTCAACCGCGTGCTCCACCGCACCGGTTTCGGCCGCTTCGTCGGGCGGTTCTCCCGGGAGACGCGCGCGATCCGGTACGCGCAGGCGCGCACCATGAAGGTCCGGTTCGCCGAGCCGCAGGGCATCCAGCTCGACGGGGATCCGCACGGCGACGTCATCGCGGCGACGCTGACGGTCCGGCATCACGCCCTCGCCGTGCGGGTCCGTCACTGA
- a CDS encoding MarR family transcriptional regulator, with product MASAKPDITPQQIAVDLRAVLARLLRKLREATTDAITPSQASALSRLSKGGVSTVSALAHAERVRPQSMAAIVEALEALGYVTRSQDPTDGRRQIVELTDEGWAHVAGQKEAGLAWLDETLATQVSEAELITLAAATAVLERILD from the coding sequence ATGGCTTCCGCGAAACCCGACATCACCCCGCAGCAGATCGCCGTCGACCTGCGGGCGGTGCTCGCGCGGCTGCTCCGCAAGCTGCGCGAGGCGACGACGGACGCCATCACCCCCTCCCAGGCGTCCGCGCTGTCGCGGCTGAGCAAGGGCGGCGTCTCCACGGTGAGCGCACTGGCGCATGCCGAGCGTGTGCGGCCGCAGTCGATGGCGGCGATCGTGGAGGCGCTGGAGGCGCTGGGCTATGTCACACGCAGCCAGGACCCGACCGACGGCCGGCGCCAGATCGTCGAGCTGACCGACGAGGGATGGGCGCATGTCGCCGGGCAGAAGGAGGCGGGCCTCGCCTGGCTCGACGAGACCTTGGCCACGCAGGTGTCGGAGGCCGAGCTGATCACGCTCGCCGCGGCGACCGCCGTCCTCGAACGGATCCTGGACTGA